GTGGTCGGCTATTGGTATCTTCGCCGGATGGAAAGCGCCCTCGTCGCCGAATACCAACGCCTGCAGCACGATCCGGCCGCCCGGCAACCGCTGGCGTACATGCGCCTGCGCCGGGCCATCCGCAACGTGATCGAAAACGGCGAGGTCCAGGTGGGCCACGCGCTGCCCAGCGAGCGCGACCTGGCCCGGGTGCTGACCTTGTCGCGGGTGACCGTGCGCAAGGCTATCGGCGGCCTGGTGGAAGACGGCCTGCTCACCCAGCGCCACGGCGCGGGCACCTTCGTTTCCGAGCGCATCGTCAAGCCGCTCTCGCGGATGACCAGCTTCACCGAGGATCTGCGGGCCCGCGGGCTCAACCCGCGGTCGGAGTTCTTCGAGCGCGCCATCGGCGAGGTCACCCCGGAAGAGTCCATGGCGATGAACCTCTCGCCGGGCACCCAGGTGGTACGCCTGCATCGGCTGCGCTACGCCGGCGACGAGCCGCTGGCGATCGAGCGCAGCGCGGTGCCGCTCTCCCTGCTCCCCGATCCGCAGCTGGTGGAGGATTCGCTCTACGAAGCCCTCGACAAGCTCGGCAATCGCCCGTTGCGCGCCCTGCAGCGCCTGCGCGCGGTCGTCCTCGGCCCCGCGCAGACGCGCCTGCTGCGCCTTTCGGCCGGCAGCGCCGGCCTCAACATCGAGCGGCGCAGCTTCCTGGAAGACGGACGCATCGTCGAATTCACCTGTTCCTGGTATCGCGGCGATATCTACGATTTCGTCGCCGAACTGCAAAGCGACTGACGGAAGCCCATGTCGATGACCACCTCGCCGCAAGACACCCTGATGTACCGCGAAGCGCACGAGACGGCCGACGTCGTCGAGCGGCAGCTCCAGCTCAACGAAGCCGTGGTGTCCGCGCTGGCCGAGCGCCTGCGCGCGCATCCGCCGCGCATGATCATCACCTGTGCCCGCGGCAGCTCCGACCACGCGGCGATGTACGCCAAGTACGTGTTCGAGACCCAGCTCGGCGTGGTCACCGCGTCGGCCTCGCCGTCGGTCACCTCGATCTACCACGCCGACCAGCACCTGGACGGCGCGCTTTACGTCGCCGTGTCGCAGTCGGGCAAGAGCCCCGACCTGGTCCGCAACGCCGAGGCCGCCAAGAAGGCCGGTGCCTACGTGGTGGCCCTGGTCAACGTGGTGGATTCCCCGCTGGCCGACATCGCCGACGTCGTGGTGCCGTTGCATGCCGGCCCCGAGAAGAGCGTGGCGGCCACCAAGAGCTACCTCGGCGCGCTGTTCGCCATCCTGCACATCGCGGCGCGCTGGAGC
This window of the Luteibacter aegosomatis genome carries:
- a CDS encoding GntR family transcriptional regulator, which gives rise to MESALVAEYQRLQHDPAARQPLAYMRLRRAIRNVIENGEVQVGHALPSERDLARVLTLSRVTVRKAIGGLVEDGLLTQRHGAGTFVSERIVKPLSRMTSFTEDLRARGLNPRSEFFERAIGEVTPEESMAMNLSPGTQVVRLHRLRYAGDEPLAIERSAVPLSLLPDPQLVEDSLYEALDKLGNRPLRALQRLRAVVLGPAQTRLLRLSAGSAGLNIERRSFLEDGRIVEFTCSWYRGDIYDFVAELQSD
- a CDS encoding SIS domain-containing protein, whose protein sequence is MSMTTSPQDTLMYREAHETADVVERQLQLNEAVVSALAERLRAHPPRMIITCARGSSDHAAMYAKYVFETQLGVVTASASPSVTSIYHADQHLDGALYVAVSQSGKSPDLVRNAEAAKKAGAYVVALVNVVDSPLADIADVVVPLHAGPEKSVAATKSYLGALFAILHIAARWSGKADIAGALTALPAQLRESWNADWSALTDGLVDAHNLFVVGRGFGFAGALEAALKFKETCGLHAEAFSAAEVKHGPMALVGPDFPVLFFAQNDDTLPGVLDVAAEFRKRGARVWVAAPGARGEDILPLVATAPIAAPLLTVQSFYRATAALALKRGFDPDVPPHLNKVTETV